ATTACGATATAAGTTATATTTATTGTTAAGGGTGAAATATGAAAGCTCACAGAATCATAAAAGTTCAAGTCTTGAAAACAGACATCACAACAGCATGGGATTATTTCTCCTCCCCTGGAAACCTAGCGGAAATAACTCCGGACTGGCTGAATTTTCAGATATTGTCTGATATACCTGATAAAATGTATGGAGGACTCATAGTGCAGTACAACATATACCCTTTCCTCGGGCTGCCCGTTGGCTGGGTAACCGAGATAACCCATACTAACGAACCTTATTATTTTGTCGATGAACAGCGTGCAGGACCTTATAAACTGTGGCACCATCAACATCATTTTAAAGAGACATCAGAAGGTGTCGAGATGACCGACATAGTGCACTATATGCTTCCTCTGGAGCCTGTCAGCTATATGCTTATAGGGGGAATCGTACGTAAAAAACTGGACGAGATATTCAGTTACCGTTTTTCTAAACTGAAAGCCCTGTTTAATTTACAGAATACATAATCACCTTAAGATTTTATAACATTTTCCTGACATGAATGCCTATCATTGAAATAAGATGCAAAATAATCATTTAGCCGAAAAATGGCAGGAAAAACTTATCTTTTTTGATCATGCTTTTCAGCCCATTGTCAATCCTCTGAGCGGCTCTCTTTTCGCTGTTGAGTGTTTACTGCGAGGCCACGAAAAAGCCGGTTTCACTAACATATTTAACGTGTTCGACACAGCTTACGACGATGGGGAGCTGCTGAGTCTTGACCTCGAACTCCGCAAAAAAGCTATCGCAAAATTTTCAGAAATTGAATGCTTCAAAAAGATTAAGCTCTTTTACAACTTTGACGTACGCATAACCAACATGTGCAACTACTCACCGGGGGTAAGCAGAAACATACTGGAAGGGTTCGGGCTTGACCCTGGTGTGTTTTGTTTTGAAATAAGTGAACGCTACCACACAGAAGGGAAGATAGACAGACTGCTTAATAATGCAAAATCATCCGGCTGTCAGATAGCGATAGATGACTTCGGCTCCGGATTTGCTAATTTTGAGCTTTTCTACTTCAGCGAACCGGATTATCTGAAACTGGACAGATTTCTTATTACAAACATAGACAAAGAGGTCAAAAAAAGAAAATTCTGCACACACATAACAAATCTGGCGCACTTCTTCGGTATCTCTGTAATAGCCGAAGGTGTTGAAACTGAACAGGAATTTCTCACATGCAGAGACATGGGGGTTGATCTCATTCAGGGATATTTCATCCAAAAACCGGTAACAGACATAAACCTCATTGAAAGTAAATACGAAATCATTGAAGAACTTTTCAAAAAGAACAAACGAAAAGTCACACAGGATTCTCATCTGGTTAATAATCAGATGATACAGCTGTCACCCATACACCGCACGGGCACAATGGAAGAGCTTTTGGAAAAAATCAGCGAAAACACAGAGAACCCTGTTGTACCTGTGGTTGACAACTCCAACATCCCTCAGGGAGTTATAAGCGAGTCCAATCTTAAAAAATACCTGTATAAGCCATACGGAAAAGACCTTTTGTTCAACAAAAGCCACACGCCCTCCATCGCAAAATTTATTACAAAATGCCCAACGGTGGAAATCACCGTACCTCTGGAGCAAATGCTTGAGATATATGTCGCAAATCCGGAAGCAGAAGGGATAATAATAACAAGTGAGCTCAAGTATCACGGCTTCATGACAGCACAGTCCCTGCTGAACACGCTTAACGAAAAAAATCTAGCATACGCCAGAGACATGAACCCTCTCACAAAGCTTCCCGGAAACAACATCATCAACAGCTATCTGAATAAATCATTTAAAGATACAACGACATCTTACATATTTGTTTATTTTGACTTTGACAACTTCAAGCCTTTCAACGACAGATTCGGCTTCCGGCAGGGCGACCGTGCAATAACTCTCTTTGCCGATCTGCTGAAAGAGCATATGAACGACGAAAGAGCATTCATCGGACACATAGGCGGCGATGATTTCTTCTGTGGAGCCGGATGCAGTTCAGACACAGACGATTCATGCCTTAACATACTGGGCAACATCAGGAAAATCATAAAAATATTTACAGATACGGCATCATCATTTTATGACTTTAAAGAACAGGAATCAGGAAAATATGTAGCAAAAGACCGAGCAGGAACCACGAAAAGCTTCCCTCTGCTCACAGTCAGCGCAGCAATAATCAGAATACCGGAAGGTGAACGAAACACCACAGCGGAAGAGCTGAGCAACATCCTCGCCATGATGAAAAAGGAAGCAAAAATGAGCACAACCAAAACATCTTATCTCGACATAGGTGCAGAAGGGATTGTCAGCACTAACGAAAACCTGAAGTACCTAACCAGCACTATCTGATTCCTTCGTTTAATCTTTGTCCGACACATAGGTTTTCTTTGGAAACGGCGTTCTAATCAGACATTTTTAGTTTCATTTTATAGCCGATTCGTATATATTGCGCTTTTGGAGGTAACGATGCCTGAAGTAATTATAATCGGTCATAAAAATCCCGACAGCGACTCCGTCTGTTCGGCTTATGCATATGCTAATCTTAAAAATATCATAGATAACAACAAACGATACACCTCTGCCAGATGCGGCAACCTTAATAAACAAACACGCTTCATCTTTGATAAAGCAGGTCTGACACCGCCTAAATTTTTAAGCGATATCTACCCCAAAGTTAAAGATGTTATGACTCATAAAGTTGTGGCTATAGATGAAAACGAACCTATTAAAGGTGTTATCAAAAATATAGAGGAGCTGAAAATCAGGATCACACCTGTCATTTCCGGCGGAACACAACTTGAAGGTGTCATCAGCATTCTCG
This window of the Denitrovibrio acetiphilus DSM 12809 genome carries:
- a CDS encoding SRPBCC family protein, translated to MKAHRIIKVQVLKTDITTAWDYFSSPGNLAEITPDWLNFQILSDIPDKMYGGLIVQYNIYPFLGLPVGWVTEITHTNEPYYFVDEQRAGPYKLWHHQHHFKETSEGVEMTDIVHYMLPLEPVSYMLIGGIVRKKLDEIFSYRFSKLKALFNLQNT
- a CDS encoding GGDEF domain-containing protein; the protein is MQNNHLAEKWQEKLIFFDHAFQPIVNPLSGSLFAVECLLRGHEKAGFTNIFNVFDTAYDDGELLSLDLELRKKAIAKFSEIECFKKIKLFYNFDVRITNMCNYSPGVSRNILEGFGLDPGVFCFEISERYHTEGKIDRLLNNAKSSGCQIAIDDFGSGFANFELFYFSEPDYLKLDRFLITNIDKEVKKRKFCTHITNLAHFFGISVIAEGVETEQEFLTCRDMGVDLIQGYFIQKPVTDINLIESKYEIIEELFKKNKRKVTQDSHLVNNQMIQLSPIHRTGTMEELLEKISENTENPVVPVVDNSNIPQGVISESNLKKYLYKPYGKDLLFNKSHTPSIAKFITKCPTVEITVPLEQMLEIYVANPEAEGIIITSELKYHGFMTAQSLLNTLNEKNLAYARDMNPLTKLPGNNIINSYLNKSFKDTTTSYIFVYFDFDNFKPFNDRFGFRQGDRAITLFADLLKEHMNDERAFIGHIGGDDFFCGAGCSSDTDDSCLNILGNIRKIIKIFTDTASSFYDFKEQESGKYVAKDRAGTTKSFPLLTVSAAIIRIPEGERNTTAEELSNILAMMKKEAKMSTTKTSYLDIGAEGIVSTNENLKYLTSTI